A stretch of the Pedobacter sp. MC2016-14 genome encodes the following:
- a CDS encoding glycoside hydrolase family 78 protein — translation MKLTKYISKCIPVFSIGLLFSFPSVAQKLSVAALVCEYQTNPIGIDVVKPRLSWKLKSSGQDILQTSYELRMSKDSAQLKNGKNLSWTSGKVKSASSVHIMYNGPALASAQRNYWQVRVWDNKGNVSKWSDCNYWEMGLLKTSDWTAEWIKSNIPADTVDGPAPMFRRSFELAKAVKSARLYITAHGIFEAYLNGKRIGDEYFAPGWTSYRKRLQYQVYDVTSLLNKGKNAAGVMVGDGWYRGHLDKWKNIYGKDLALLYQLEVQYTDGTKETIASNKQWKAAIGPIRSSSFYNGEVYDTRLEKKGWNMSAYNDKGWLPVTTAVYDNSILVAPEMPPVRKKEVFHPLKLIKTPKGETVIDFGQNLVGWVVIDIKGKLGDVITIKHAEVLDKEGNFYTANLRFAKSELKYILASNQVEHHEPHFTYQGFRYIKIEGFTGKLDTAGIRAVAMYSDMEATGNLVTSNPMLNQLQHNIQWGQKGNFVDVPTDCPQRNERLGWTGDAQAFSRTAEYNMNVAGFFTRWLKDLSADQHADGAVTWVVPDIMSPTAAGVAGWADAATIIPWSLYQTYGDKHILEQQYPGMKAWIGYMEQKSINDLWNTGFHFGDWCFYSPSPTDDSGKAAVTDKYLIAQAFYANSVQLMINTAEVLGKDEDVKKYQALLEKIKKAFVKEYVTGNGRVVSGTQTAMALTLSFDLLPENLRDQLAGRLVENIKAYGNHLTTGFLGTPYLCHVLSRFGYDDMAYTLLLQDTYPSWLYPVTKGATTIWERWDGIKANGDLQDPSMNSFNHYSYGAIGDWMYRRMAGLDTDTKNPGYKGITIAPHPGGDLSMVNATLETMYGKLQSKWQLKNGLFILDVVVPPNTTAEVILPNAANTEVTHNLVVSTLKKAVKSGKDLKYPVGSGSYHFEYHFKP, via the coding sequence ATGAAATTAACGAAATACATCAGCAAGTGCATCCCGGTTTTTAGTATAGGATTGCTTTTTTCTTTTCCCTCGGTGGCGCAAAAATTATCGGTAGCTGCGCTGGTTTGCGAATATCAAACCAATCCAATCGGAATAGATGTAGTTAAACCAAGACTAAGCTGGAAGCTGAAATCATCAGGACAAGACATTCTGCAAACCTCATATGAACTGCGGATGAGCAAAGATTCTGCACAACTTAAAAATGGTAAAAATTTAAGCTGGACAAGTGGGAAAGTCAAATCTGCAAGCTCTGTACACATTATGTACAACGGCCCGGCCCTTGCTTCGGCACAACGCAATTATTGGCAGGTACGGGTTTGGGACAATAAAGGCAATGTTTCTAAATGGAGCGACTGCAACTATTGGGAAATGGGTTTATTGAAAACCTCAGACTGGACTGCCGAATGGATCAAAAGCAACATTCCGGCTGATACTGTTGACGGCCCTGCACCAATGTTTCGCCGATCATTTGAACTCGCCAAAGCAGTGAAATCTGCCCGTTTGTACATTACGGCACATGGCATTTTTGAAGCCTACTTAAATGGAAAACGCATAGGCGACGAGTATTTTGCACCCGGATGGACCAGCTACCGCAAAAGATTACAATACCAGGTTTACGATGTTACTTCTTTACTGAACAAAGGTAAAAATGCAGCAGGAGTGATGGTGGGTGACGGCTGGTACCGCGGGCATTTAGATAAATGGAAAAACATCTACGGCAAAGACCTGGCCCTGTTGTATCAACTCGAAGTTCAATATACAGACGGTACTAAAGAAACAATTGCCTCCAATAAGCAATGGAAAGCAGCCATAGGTCCCATTCGTTCTTCTTCTTTCTATAATGGTGAAGTATACGATACACGCCTGGAGAAAAAGGGTTGGAACATGAGCGCCTATAACGACAAAGGTTGGTTGCCGGTAACCACTGCCGTATATGACAACAGCATTCTTGTTGCGCCAGAAATGCCGCCAGTAAGGAAAAAGGAAGTCTTTCATCCGCTTAAGCTGATCAAAACTCCAAAGGGAGAAACTGTGATAGACTTTGGACAAAACCTGGTAGGCTGGGTGGTCATAGACATTAAAGGAAAGCTTGGTGATGTGATTACCATAAAGCATGCAGAGGTACTGGATAAGGAAGGGAACTTTTATACCGCTAACCTTCGTTTTGCGAAATCAGAACTCAAATACATTTTGGCCAGTAACCAGGTAGAGCATCACGAGCCGCATTTTACCTACCAGGGCTTTCGATACATTAAAATTGAAGGCTTCACAGGCAAATTAGATACGGCTGGCATCAGGGCTGTAGCCATGTACTCTGATATGGAAGCAACCGGAAATCTGGTTACTTCTAACCCTATGCTCAATCAATTGCAGCATAACATTCAGTGGGGTCAAAAGGGCAATTTTGTAGATGTGCCTACAGATTGCCCACAAAGAAATGAGCGTCTGGGCTGGACGGGCGATGCGCAGGCATTTAGCCGTACGGCAGAATATAACATGAACGTAGCGGGCTTTTTTACCAGGTGGTTAAAAGACCTGAGTGCAGATCAGCATGCAGATGGAGCTGTAACCTGGGTAGTACCAGATATCATGTCGCCAACCGCAGCAGGTGTTGCCGGTTGGGCTGATGCGGCCACAATTATTCCCTGGAGTTTGTACCAAACTTATGGTGATAAACATATCCTGGAGCAACAGTATCCTGGAATGAAAGCGTGGATAGGATACATGGAGCAAAAAAGTATCAATGATTTATGGAATACAGGTTTCCATTTTGGCGATTGGTGTTTTTATAGTCCTAGTCCAACGGATGATTCAGGAAAGGCTGCCGTAACCGATAAATACTTAATTGCTCAGGCATTTTATGCTAATTCTGTGCAGCTGATGATCAATACAGCCGAAGTTTTGGGCAAAGATGAAGATGTGAAGAAGTACCAGGCTTTGCTTGAAAAAATCAAAAAGGCCTTTGTAAAAGAATACGTAACGGGTAATGGCAGGGTTGTGTCTGGTACACAGACCGCAATGGCTTTAACGCTTTCCTTTGATCTATTGCCAGAAAACTTAAGAGATCAGCTGGCAGGCAGATTGGTAGAAAACATCAAAGCCTACGGTAACCACCTCACTACAGGCTTTCTGGGTACACCATATTTGTGCCATGTGTTAAGCCGCTTCGGTTACGATGATATGGCCTACACACTTTTGTTGCAAGATACCTATCCATCCTGGTTGTATCCGGTTACCAAAGGCGCAACCACCATCTGGGAGCGTTGGGATGGAATTAAAGCCAATGGCGATCTTCAGGATCCAAGTATGAACTCCTTTAACCACTATTCATATGGTGCAATAGGAGATTGGATGTACCGCAGAATGGCGGGATTAGATACAGACACAAAAAATCCAGGTTATAAAGGCATCACCATTGCTCCGCATCCGGGGGGGGATCTGAGCATGGTGAATGCTACTCTGGAAACCATGTATGGAAAGCTTCAATCCAAATGGCAGCTTAAAAATGGCCTGTTCATTTTAGATGTGGTTGTTCCACCAAATACTACTGCAGAGGTGATTTTGCCCAATGCAGCGAATACTGAGGTAACGCATAACCTGGTCGTTTCAACTTTAAAAAAGGCTGTAAAAAGCGGCAAAGACCTTAAGTATCCTGTTGGCTCTGGCAGCTATCATTTTGAGTATCATTTTAAACCATAA
- a CDS encoding RagB/SusD family nutrient uptake outer membrane protein: MKLYKNMLIAATTGLMLLGSCKDDKFLQETLKDKLSTETAYTNKAQFDALSATMYRSVQLFYNTADLTHEGWILGLGTDVCFDPRDDAAKFNNWGLVNSRETFSADWFNLQYQIIKVANTLIEAASKPGVLWLNEAEKTSTLAEGYFFRGFAYRNLANLYGGVPIVDKPIMESKVDFVKSTREQVYAFAKSDLEYARTYLPLTTTTPGRVVRAAADHVLAEVNISLKDYDGAIAAATRVIDGTDGAYALVNARFGARANEADKNYYYDLFVMGNQNRQAGNTEGIFVAQFEQGPTGAVVLGGTQNFGRPLIERMMWCYIWGFQKGGYTSGSPHDTTGRGVAYVRPTNYTNYTIWKNAGNDLRNTEVNIKRKYYFNAAVGGFAKGDLIPKSYLTLREDTMQWVYPNWQKFGTDKHIAGLPDNGYVRDFYVIRLPETYLLRAEARLAKGGQAQLVADDINAVRARAQAPLVSAANATLDYILDERARELFGEEFRMMTLTRLGKLYERTKAYGYEKSAASVQTYNNLMPIPQDMIDRNVGAFIPNNPGY; this comes from the coding sequence ATGAAATTATATAAAAATATGCTAATTGCTGCAACAACTGGGTTAATGTTGTTGGGCTCCTGTAAGGATGATAAATTTCTTCAGGAAACTTTAAAAGATAAGCTGAGTACTGAAACGGCTTATACGAACAAGGCACAATTTGATGCATTAAGCGCAACGATGTACCGTAGCGTTCAGTTATTTTATAACACAGCGGATCTTACCCATGAGGGATGGATTCTTGGATTGGGTACAGATGTATGTTTTGATCCACGTGATGATGCTGCTAAATTCAACAACTGGGGCCTGGTTAATTCAAGAGAAACTTTTTCTGCGGATTGGTTTAATCTGCAATACCAGATTATTAAAGTTGCAAATACTTTAATTGAAGCGGCCTCAAAACCAGGTGTGTTGTGGTTAAACGAGGCAGAAAAAACGTCTACCCTGGCAGAGGGTTATTTTTTCAGAGGCTTTGCATATCGGAATCTTGCCAATTTATATGGAGGTGTGCCGATTGTAGATAAACCAATAATGGAAAGTAAAGTTGATTTTGTAAAAAGTACCCGTGAACAGGTTTACGCTTTTGCCAAAAGTGATCTGGAATATGCCCGGACTTATTTACCACTTACTACAACTACTCCCGGAAGAGTAGTTCGTGCTGCTGCAGACCATGTTTTAGCAGAAGTAAATATTTCATTGAAAGATTACGATGGGGCTATTGCCGCTGCAACCAGAGTTATAGACGGCACCGATGGAGCGTATGCGTTGGTAAATGCGCGCTTTGGCGCACGTGCTAATGAGGCAGACAAGAATTACTATTATGATCTTTTTGTTATGGGCAACCAAAACCGTCAAGCTGGTAATACAGAAGGTATTTTCGTAGCACAGTTTGAGCAAGGCCCAACAGGTGCTGTGGTGCTTGGAGGAACTCAGAATTTTGGAAGACCTTTAATTGAACGGATGATGTGGTGTTACATTTGGGGCTTTCAGAAAGGTGGTTATACTTCAGGTTCTCCTCATGATACTACAGGACGTGGAGTGGCTTATGTTAGACCTACTAATTATACCAATTATACCATTTGGAAAAATGCAGGTAATGACCTGCGTAACACTGAGGTGAATATTAAACGAAAGTATTATTTCAATGCTGCTGTGGGTGGATTTGCAAAAGGAGACCTGATTCCTAAATCTTATTTAACTCTTAGAGAGGATACTATGCAATGGGTTTATCCAAATTGGCAAAAATTTGGTACAGACAAACATATTGCGGGATTGCCTGATAATGGTTATGTAAGGGACTTTTACGTAATCCGTTTGCCTGAAACTTATTTATTAAGGGCGGAAGCCAGATTAGCGAAGGGAGGGCAGGCACAACTTGTTGCAGATGATATAAACGCCGTTAGAGCACGTGCGCAGGCACCTCTTGTTTCAGCAGCAAATGCTACACTAGATTATATCCTCGACGAAAGAGCAAGGGAGCTATTTGGTGAGGAATTTAGAATGATGACCTTAACACGACTAGGAAAGTTATATGAAAGGACTAAGGCGTATGGATATGAAAAATCAGCAGCCTCAGTACAAACTTACAACAATCTGATGCCTATCCCTCAGGACATGATAGACAGGAATGTCGGCGCATTTATACCGAACAACCCGGGTTACTAA
- a CDS encoding glycoside hydrolase family 3 N-terminal domain-containing protein: protein MRLIKVLLLSTISLPVIHAYAQDKTGYVPLSQKEKQKVEQLLNQMTVEEKAHQLASFYPNADKRLNVPHMQAGESLHGIVAPGATTFPQAIAIASSWDPALVERVSGAIASEARALGIHHVYTPMLGVVRDARWGRFEEGYSEDPYLVSKIGVAFINGLQGTGRFRFDKNHVVATAKHFVADSEPLLGANGAAVEISLRSLHEVHLPPFRAAVQEAHVGAIMPAHHSLNGVPCHINTYTLNDVLRKEYGFDGLVVSDNNDIRWVQDRLFATENREETIRKSLEAGVHTELAFKQTWADKRMYGPPLVALVKSGKVPMKLLDDAARKVLEFKVALHLENEENPMGKEMTQLQKETKNADVNADVFFSQIDGSLSSPRSNYKTVLNNPAHDALALEAARKSIILLKNSNGLLPFKKDQFKKIAVIGPNADTIRLGTYSTQQPKHFITVRQGIEKAIGENGQVLYAKGTDIQHPNAAQIQAAVTVANQAEVIVLVLGDDDKTVMENVDRDDINLPGAQDDLMKAMVATGKPVVLVLLHGRPAAIQYAKDNVPAILDGWFLGQETGVAVAEAIFGDLNPSGKLTVTYPRNVGQVPAFYNSLIPGRPREIWNAAYDPTYPFGYGISYTTFKYSDLKLSKSEMVAVDTVYAEVKIQNTGKVKGDEIVQLYIRDNVSSLARPIKELKGFKRITLEPGAVQTVTFPISLRALEFWKDGKWITEPGAFTIMVGPNSVDLTNVSLKLTQ, encoded by the coding sequence ATGAGGTTAATAAAAGTACTGCTGCTTTCCACGATTTCGTTGCCGGTTATTCATGCTTATGCACAGGATAAAACCGGCTATGTGCCCCTAAGCCAAAAAGAGAAACAAAAAGTAGAGCAGCTGCTTAACCAGATGACAGTTGAGGAGAAAGCCCATCAGCTGGCTTCATTTTACCCCAACGCAGATAAAAGACTAAATGTACCTCACATGCAGGCAGGCGAAAGCTTACATGGTATTGTTGCTCCGGGAGCAACTACCTTTCCACAAGCCATAGCCATTGCCAGCTCCTGGGATCCAGCTCTTGTTGAGCGGGTATCGGGTGCAATTGCCAGCGAAGCACGTGCATTAGGTATACATCATGTGTATACGCCAATGCTAGGTGTAGTAAGAGATGCAAGATGGGGCCGGTTCGAAGAAGGTTACTCAGAAGATCCTTATCTGGTAAGCAAAATTGGCGTTGCTTTTATCAATGGTTTACAAGGAACAGGTAGATTCCGCTTTGATAAAAACCACGTTGTAGCTACCGCTAAACATTTCGTAGCCGACAGTGAGCCTTTGCTTGGAGCCAATGGTGCTGCCGTGGAAATTTCATTGAGAAGCTTACATGAAGTGCATCTGCCGCCATTTCGGGCCGCGGTTCAGGAAGCACATGTAGGGGCAATAATGCCTGCACATCACAGTTTAAACGGTGTACCATGTCACATCAATACCTACACCTTAAATGATGTGCTAAGAAAAGAATATGGTTTCGACGGGCTTGTGGTATCTGATAATAACGATATCAGATGGGTGCAGGATCGTTTGTTTGCCACTGAAAATAGAGAAGAAACAATCAGAAAATCTTTAGAAGCGGGTGTCCATACCGAACTTGCCTTTAAACAAACCTGGGCCGATAAAAGAATGTACGGCCCACCATTGGTTGCGCTGGTAAAATCAGGTAAAGTGCCAATGAAATTGTTAGACGATGCCGCTAGAAAAGTGCTGGAATTTAAAGTAGCACTGCATCTTGAAAATGAAGAAAACCCCATGGGCAAAGAAATGACCCAGTTGCAAAAGGAAACTAAAAATGCAGATGTAAATGCAGATGTTTTTTTCTCGCAGATTGATGGTTCATTGTCTAGCCCAAGGTCAAATTATAAAACTGTCCTCAATAATCCTGCACATGATGCATTAGCGCTGGAGGCAGCACGCAAGAGTATCATATTGTTGAAAAATAGCAATGGACTGCTACCTTTCAAAAAAGACCAGTTTAAAAAAATAGCTGTAATAGGCCCCAATGCAGATACCATCCGCTTAGGTACCTATTCTACTCAGCAGCCTAAGCATTTTATCACGGTAAGGCAAGGTATAGAAAAAGCCATCGGTGAAAACGGACAGGTGTTATATGCCAAAGGCACCGATATTCAGCATCCAAATGCTGCGCAAATTCAGGCTGCAGTAACCGTAGCAAATCAAGCTGAGGTGATTGTACTTGTGCTTGGCGATGACGACAAAACGGTAATGGAAAATGTAGATCGTGATGACATTAACCTGCCGGGGGCACAAGACGATTTAATGAAGGCTATGGTAGCTACAGGAAAACCTGTGGTATTGGTTCTACTACACGGGCGTCCTGCTGCTATACAATATGCAAAAGACAATGTTCCGGCCATTTTAGACGGATGGTTTTTAGGACAGGAAACAGGTGTGGCCGTTGCTGAAGCCATTTTTGGTGATTTGAACCCATCCGGGAAACTCACGGTTACTTATCCAAGAAATGTAGGTCAGGTGCCTGCATTTTATAATAGCCTGATCCCCGGCAGACCCAGGGAGATCTGGAATGCAGCTTACGATCCAACTTATCCATTTGGGTATGGCATCAGTTACACCACATTTAAATATTCAGACCTAAAGCTTTCCAAATCTGAAATGGTTGCGGTAGACACTGTTTATGCTGAAGTTAAAATCCAGAATACCGGAAAGGTAAAAGGGGATGAGATTGTACAGCTATACATCCGCGACAATGTGTCGTCTTTAGCACGGCCCATTAAAGAACTAAAAGGATTTAAAAGAATTACGCTGGAGCCAGGTGCTGTACAAACGGTAACCTTTCCAATATCATTACGCGCGCTGGAATTTTGGAAGGATGGCAAATGGATTACTGAGCCTGGTGCTTTTACCATTATGGTTGGCCCAAATTCAGTAGACCTTACCAATGTATCTTTAAAATTAACGCAATAA
- a CDS encoding glycoside hydrolase family 28 protein, translating into MMKLRTVLCFLLLVAGLNTSAQLYNIKDYGAIGDGKTMNTQAIQKAVDAASAKGGGKVVVPAGSFLTGTVHLKSGVELNLEPNAVLLGSASLADYERNDRWYALLIADKQNNISITGKGSIDGQGHDLAMSILKLVKNGAIKDPLVLRRPNETFRPQLIELQRCNKILVKDVTLKNAACWVQTYNLCTDMVFDSVKVRSTAYWNNDGFDIVDCQNVVVKNCDVDAADDGICLKSSDASSACENIVIQDCKIRSSASAVKFGTASLGGFKKIKVNNIFVYNTYRTAVALEIVDGGIMEDVEVSNITAKNSGGGVFIRLGHRKTTVPPGIIRRISIKNVNVEIPAGKPDEGYGIAGPPEEDIFPHNLMPVIIVGLPGHPVQNVSLENINIVTAGAADKKKAYVSLDSIPKIDERASDYPEYVMFGELPAWGLYARHAENISIKNSNFKYVQPDFRAPFVFSDVKGLVMDKVNVPAVISSEAVILHQVSGSSIKNLKTPLPGKATVYTLK; encoded by the coding sequence ATGATGAAATTAAGAACCGTTTTATGTTTTCTATTACTGGTAGCAGGTTTAAATACCTCAGCTCAGTTATACAATATCAAAGATTATGGTGCCATAGGTGATGGCAAAACCATGAACACGCAAGCCATTCAGAAGGCCGTTGATGCGGCAAGCGCCAAAGGAGGAGGAAAGGTCGTTGTCCCGGCCGGATCATTTTTAACCGGCACTGTTCATTTAAAGTCGGGCGTTGAACTGAACCTTGAGCCCAATGCTGTGTTGTTGGGTAGCGCCAGTTTAGCTGATTATGAACGCAATGACAGGTGGTATGCGCTGTTAATTGCCGACAAGCAAAATAACATTTCCATTACAGGGAAAGGATCAATTGACGGGCAGGGGCATGATTTGGCTATGAGTATTCTTAAACTGGTAAAAAATGGAGCTATCAAAGATCCGCTGGTATTGAGAAGACCGAATGAAACCTTCAGACCTCAGCTGATTGAGTTACAGCGCTGCAACAAGATTCTGGTTAAGGATGTAACCCTAAAGAATGCGGCCTGTTGGGTGCAAACATACAATTTATGTACCGATATGGTGTTTGATAGTGTAAAAGTACGTAGCACCGCGTATTGGAATAACGATGGTTTTGACATTGTAGATTGCCAGAATGTAGTGGTTAAAAATTGCGATGTTGATGCTGCGGATGATGGCATTTGCCTTAAATCCAGTGATGCTTCAAGTGCTTGTGAAAACATCGTTATCCAGGATTGTAAAATACGCTCCAGTGCAAGTGCAGTAAAATTCGGCACCGCCTCTCTCGGTGGTTTTAAGAAAATTAAAGTGAATAATATTTTTGTTTACAATACCTACCGTACAGCTGTGGCACTGGAAATTGTAGATGGAGGTATCATGGAAGATGTTGAAGTGTCTAACATTACGGCTAAAAATTCAGGTGGCGGAGTTTTCATTCGTTTAGGGCACCGCAAAACAACAGTTCCTCCTGGAATCATCAGGAGAATTTCCATTAAAAACGTGAATGTAGAAATTCCTGCCGGTAAACCAGATGAGGGCTACGGCATTGCAGGTCCGCCAGAAGAAGATATCTTTCCCCACAATTTGATGCCTGTTATTATTGTGGGCTTACCTGGTCATCCGGTGCAAAATGTATCTCTTGAAAACATCAACATTGTTACTGCGGGTGCAGCCGACAAAAAGAAAGCATATGTTTCTTTGGATTCTATTCCTAAAATTGATGAAAGGGCAAGTGACTATCCTGAATACGTAATGTTTGGTGAACTGCCTGCCTGGGGCTTATATGCCCGTCATGCAGAAAACATTTCCATTAAAAACTCCAACTTCAAATATGTACAGCCAGATTTCAGGGCACCATTTGTTTTTAGTGATGTGAAAGGCCTGGTGATGGATAAAGTTAATGTGCCCGCTGTAATTTCTTCTGAGGCAGTGATTTTACACCAGGTGAGCGGCTCTTCCATTAAGAACTTAAAAACACCTTTACCAGGCAAAGCTACTGTTTACACCCTTAAATAA